GACGTACATCCCCAGCAGGACCGCCGCGGGCGCGTTGATGGTCATGCTGGTCGAGACTTCGTCCAGCGGGATACCCTCGAACAGTGTCTCCATGTCGCGCAGCGAGTCAATGGCGACGCCGGATTTGCCAACTTCGCCCGCGGCCATCTCGGCGTCGGAGTCGTAGCCCATCTGCGTCGGCAGGTCGAACGCCACCGAGAGACCGGTCTGACCGTTGTCGATGAGATACTGGTAGCGGTCGTTCGTCTCGGCGGCGGTGCCGAAGCCGGCGTACTGCCGCATCGTCCACAGCCGTCCCCGGTGCATCGTCGGGTAGACGCCGCGCGTGTACGGTTTCTCGCCGGGGAAGCCGATGTCGTCGACGTAGTCGGTGTCGGCGATGTCGTCGGGCGTGTAGAGGCGGTCGACCTCGTTGCCCCCGGTGTCCGTCGTGAACGTCTCCTCGCGCTCCCCGAACCGCTCCAGTGTCGGCCGAAGCGTCTCCTCCTCCCACTCCTCTTTCGCGGAGCGAATCCGCTCCAAATCGTCGGGGTCGAACATAGTCGAAGATGAAGATAGGCGGTACCTTAAGCGTTCGAGAGACGCACCCGTTCGCCGACCGCCCGCTTAGCACCTCGGTAATAAAGGCCTCACCGCAGGTTCGGTCGACCGAGATGGATTCGGAGCACACCCGGAGACGAGTCCTCGAACTCGCCGGCGTCGGCACCGGCCTCGCGCTCGCGGGCTGCGTCGGCGGCGCTTCCGACACCCCGGCGTCAAACGGCGACGCCGCGTCGCCGACGCCCGACCCGACCGAATCGCCCGACAAACCAGAGACAGAAACCGAAACTCCTGACCCGACCATGAGCACCGTCTTTCACTTCACCGCCGACGAATCGCACCAGGAACACGCACTCGGAAACGTGAGAAACCTCCTCGCCGACGACACCGTCGACCTCGACGACGTCGTCCTCCTCGTCAACGGCTCCGGGTTCAAACTCGTCCTCGAAGAACAGACCGAACACGCAGAGAAACTGCGCGAACTCCTCGACCAAGGGGTGTCAATTTGCGCCTGTGAGAACTCGATGGAACGGTTCAGCGCGACGGAAGACGACCTCGTCGACGGCGTCGAGACGGTTCCCTCCGGCGTCGGCGAACTAACGAAACTGCAGGCTGGCGAGGGGTACGCCTACATCAAAACGCCGTAATCTCGGGCCGACAGCGCCGATGCGAGACGACTCGTCCCTCCACTCGCTGTTTCTCAATCGCCGTCTTCGGTGAGCGTGACCTCGAACGGCGCGTCCGTCGGAGCGTCGCTCGGGTCCACGTATCCCATCCCGAAGGCGGAGTAGACGCCGCGACTGTCGAGTCTCACCTCGGTCGTCGTCACCGCGTCGCCGCCGTCCGCCGGGCGGACTTCGAGTTGGTGCATCCCGGCCGAGAGCGTCGTGGTCGCGGCCCTTCCGTAGCCGACTCCGTCGAACACCGTCTCGTCGCCGTCGGCGGCGACGACCTGCAGGCCGCTGCTGTCGGGGGCGGCGTTGACGAACCGGAGGCGGGCGCTCCCCTCGTCGGGAAGCGAGAGGTTCTCCTCGAACAGCCGAAACTGGAGGTCCCTGTTGGTGTCGGAGCCTTGTTCGCCAAGGGCGACGCCGGTGTAACTCGCGACGTCCAAATCGAGCGACTCGTCGAACAGGACATTGCCCGCGCCACCGGTGGCGACGAGTTTTAGATCGGTCTGCTCGGCGCCGAGGTAGAGGTACTGGCTCACCTGCCGAAACGTTTCGTCTTTCAACGCTGCGTCGCCGAAGATGACCACGTCGAAGTTCGGCGCGTCGGGAACCGCGTGGATGACGCGGAGGTTCGCGCCGCCGTCGGTCGACGCCGGGCCGTCGGTCGAAGCGTCGGTCGAAGCGTCGGTCGGAGCGTCGGTAGCCGTCGACGCGGCGTCCGCGGTCGGTTCGCCGCTGGAGGGCTGTATCTCGTCTTCGGCGAGGCTGTCGCCGCAGCCAGCGACCGCGGCGAGGAGGGCGACGCCGCTGGCTCGCAGAAACGTCCGGCGACGTGAGTCGGGCATCGTCCGCCCAGTCGTTCTCCGAGCATCTCAACGTTTCCCTCGTTATCACTGTTTGAAATACGACAGTGTTCAGAACCGTAACGTCAGCGACGACTCCCCGGTTGCGGGTCGACGTGCGGTTTCGGCAGCAGCGCCTCGAACGGCTGCGCGTCGAGCCACTCCAACAGGCGGACGAGTTGGTCAGTCGCCGCCTCGAACAGTTCCGCACCTTTCTCCGGCGTCGCGTCCGTCTGGTCGCCGAGCACGCCGTTTTCGGTATTGTCGGCCGCGTCGTAGAAGGTGCGTGCGCCGAACTTTCGGGGGTTGGCGTCGGCCAGACTCCGCACGCCGCCGCCGCGCGCCGATTCGAGTTCGTCGTCACGAACCAACTCACGGGCGATGTGCATAATCATCGCCGTCTCCTTCGGCCCGCCGTGGGGGCCGTTGTGCTCGAACAGATCGCTCACGAGATCCGGAATCGACTCGTCCCACATCCACTCGATGGCGTAACCCGCGCCGTCGTCGCGGAGACGACGCCCTACCTCGCGCAAGTGGACGGTGTTGCCGCCGTGGGCGTTGACGTAGACGACCCGGTCGATGCCGTGGTACGTCAGGTTGCGCGTGAGGCTCTCGACGTAGTCGCGGAAGGCGGGCGGGTCGACCCACATCGTCCCGTGGAACTGGCGGTGGTGGGGGCTGACGCCGATATCAATCGTCGGCGTGCAGAGGTGGCCCGTCCGTTCCGTCGCCGCGCGCGCCAGCGACTCGGCGATGAGGTGGTCGGTCGCGAGCGGGAGGTGTGGCCCATGCTGCTCGGTCGAACCGAGCGGCACGACCGCGAGCGACTGTTTGGCGACGTACTCTCCGAGTTCCGGCCACGTCCGGTCGGCGACGTACATGGACGGAGGAGGGGCGGAGGATCCAAGAAGTTAGGTGGTGAGAGAGTCGGCGCGCCGTCACGTAGACGGTCGATGCGACGTGGCGGAGACAGTCGTCGCCGCTCGCCCGCGCAGTCCCCGCGTTCTCGCTGGCGTTCGCCACGTTTTTGCCCGCCCGCCACGACGCTCCGGGTATGTTTGGTGGCGGCGGTATGAACCCGCGGAAGATGAAGCAGATGATGAAGCAGATGGGCATCGACGTCTCCGAAATCGACGCCGAGGAGGTCATCATCCGAACAGCAGACGAAGAACTCGTCTTCAGCGACGCGCAGGTGACGCAGATGGACGCACAGGGACAGCAGACGTACCAGATCGTCGGCGAACCCGAGTCCCGAGCGCTTGGCCCGGGTGACACCGCAGGTGCGAGCGGCGCCCGTTCCGAGGATACCGTGGACGTCGACGCAGCGGGCGAGGCGGGCGGTGAGGCGGACGGCGAGGAGATCCCCGACTCGGACGTCGAAATCGTCGCGACGCGCGCCGGCGCGAGCGAGGAGGAGGCCCGAGAGGCGCTCGAAGCCGAAAACGGTGACCTCGCCTCGGCGATCTCGCGCCTGGAGTGATACTCCTCGTCCACGGCGACCGCGAGTATCTTCGCGGCCCCGGTGACGAACTGCAGACGGACCTCGGCGTGCTCACCGTCCCCGAGGACGTCTCGCCGGGCGACGTGCTGGAGACGCATCTCAGCGAGGAGTTCCTCGTCCGCGCCCCGCGTGGTCCCGACCTGTTCAACCACTTCGAGCGCACCGGCGCACCGATGATGCCACGCGACGTCGGTCTCATCGTCGGCCACACCGGCGCGGCAGCGGGCGACCGCGTGCTCGACGCCGGAACCGGAACGGGCGTGCTCTCGGCGTATCTCGCCCGCCTCGGCGCGGAAGTCACGACGTTCGAGCGTGACCCCGGCTTCGCCGACGTCGCCCGCGAGAACATGGACCTCGCCGGCGTTTCCGACCGCGTCGACGTGCGAACCGGCGACCTGACGCAGGAACTCGATTCGCTCTCCGGATTCGACCTCCTAACGCTCGACACCGGCGACGCGCCCGATGTCGTCGCCCGCGCGCCAGACCTGCTCGTCTCCGGCGGATTCGTCGCCGTCTACTCGCCGTTCGTCGAGAATTCCCGAGAGACGGTGCGAACCGCCCGCGAAGTCGGTCTCTCGGGCGTCGAAACGCTCGAAACCATCCAGCGGCGGATGGACTTCGGCGACCGCGGGTCGCGGCCGTCGACGGCGGGCGTCGGACACACGGGCTACCTGACGTTCGCGCGCAACGAGTAGCGAAGTCGCCCTCGGTTGCCTTTGAGAACGGAGACAGGTTCCGAACTTCCTCCGGCCGCAGAACCACTAAGTCTACAGCCCTCTTACAGGACTCCGTACCATGAGCACCGACGAAATGTCAGATATCGGCGAAACGCGGACGTGGCCAGAACTCGCGATCGGTCTCTACGAGCGACTGACCGGACGAGGCGCGGAGATTACCTACGAGTTCGAGGAGATGGAAGTCGACGTGCCGAGCAAGACCGGCGAGGACGCCGAACACGCCCACTGGCGACTCGACGGGACGCTCCGCATCAGCACCCGCGAACCGGACGAGTGACCGGCACCCGCCGCCCGCTGGACGTCACGGCCGAACTGACGCTCACCATCGAGGACGAGGATATCCGCGTCGTCGGCTTCGGCGACCTCGTCGTCGTCGATACCCCGTCGCTCGGTGGGGCGTTCGCGCTCCTGCAGGGGACGAAGCGACTGCCGACCGATCAGTTCGGCGCGGACGTTCGCGCCGCGGACGTGACCGTCGACGTGCGCGTCGACGGCGTGAGCATCGCCCGCCTCGGTCCGGGCGTCCGACCAGGCTACCTCTCGCGTAAACTCGGCGTCGCCCCCGCCCGACTCTCGCTCGGCGGCGCAGCGTTGGCGCTGCTCCGCAGGACGCGTCCGTAGCCCCGTCACCCCCGCAGTTCACTGAGTCGCCCGAATCAACGCGAACAGCTCTTCTCTGAATCGGTTGGGGTCGAAGGCCCCGGTCAGCGACGCTGCCGAGTCGGCGCTCGGCCCGTCTCCGTCGCCCGACGGCGCGTTCTCGTCACTCGACCGCGTGTCCTCCTCGTCCCGCGGTGATTCGACGACGCTTGTGGGATACGCGCCGCCGGCGAGCAGGAACTCGCCGCGGGCGTCGGTCGGCCAGACCGCGAGCCACCCCCGCACGGAGACGACCGCCTCACCGGCCCGTGAGCGGGCGTCGTAGCGCGCGAGCCGCGCCTCGGTCCCCCGAACGTCGAACCGACGCTCCTCGGTTCTCTCGACGGCGAGAAAGCCGCGTTCGCGGAGTTCGTCCTCGAACCCTGCCATCGAACGGTCGGCGACGAGACGCCAAAGCGTCCGCGACGCGGGCGGGCGCGGCTCGAGTAAAAGTCGACTCGCGAAGAAGAAGCGTCGGATTCGGTCCCGTCCGGTGCGTTCGGCGAGATGCTCGTGCAACGCCGCGTCCTCGTAGACGGCGGTGTGAGCCGTCGCCCGGACGAGACCCGCGTCGAACGGGCGGTCGACGCTCGATTCGGACAGCACCCACCCGCCGAGACGGTCTTCGGGGACCGTCGGCGGGGGCACGCTCATCGCTCAGTGGTCGTCTTCGCGCCACTTGTGCTCGCACTCGGTACAGACGAAAAAGCGCGTCTCGGACTCGTCGGCCGAGCGAATCTGCTGCATGTACCAGTAGGCGGTGTCGTTGCCGCAGTCGGGGCAGTGCGCCGTCGTCGTCGGCAGGCCGCTCGTGCCGCCCTCGGACTCGATAATTTCCGACTCCTCTTGAGCTTGCGTCGTCACCATCGCCTGCTCTTTGGCCTCGTCGCGTAGTTTTTCGTGGCCGCACTTCGTACAGACCCAGTTGTCGCCTTGCGTCTGCATCATCGAACCGCATTCGTCGCAGAACTCCATAGGAGTGATACCAGCGTACTTGGCTACTTAAACGTCGGGATTCGACGCCGAAACCACTGGACTGGGTCTCCCCTGCCTCCGCGCGTCCGTCAGTTTTCAGGCGTCGCCGTCGGACTGCCTCGGTTCGCCGAGCGCTTCGACGGGGAGCGTGTTGTACAGTTCCTCGGAGAGTTCCTCGGGACTTCGGTACGTCTCGCTTCGCGTCTCGGACACGAGTTCGCCGAGGTTCGCCTGCCCGTCGGCGAACGTGACGGTCGTGTCGGTATACTCCGCGGCCGCCTCGTCTCGGGAGATCGGGTAGGACAGTTGGTCGAACTCCGTGTCGACGCGGCTTAGCTTGACGGTGTCGCTCATACGTAGTGTATCGGCTGCCGAACACATAGCTCCACTGTCAGTCCCGATGAGGGTCCCGAGCGCTGACCGACGGCGACGGCGGTCGGACTCCTCGACGCTCGCGAGGGAGTCGTGCCTCGACACTTGACGCCGTCACTCGGTTGGGTCGTCGCGGAACTCGGCGACCGGGTCGTACTCGCTCTCGACGGAGTAACCGCCGCAGCATGGACAGACGTGATACTCGACCGGGTACGTCTCGCCGCACCCCTGACACTCGTACGGCCCGCCGGTCACCTCGCCGTTGGTGAGTCGGTCGAAGATAGTCGCCAGCGGGTTCATAGCCCGGTCAACGGATGTATATACCATTGTAATGACTGTGCTAAACGAACGAAATTACTGTTTTAGAGACACTCAGACAAAGACAAAAAACTACTCGAACTCGGGGTCGCGCTTGTCGAGAAACGCGTCCATCCCCTCGCGCTGGTCGTGGGTGCCGAACAGTCCGCTCCACGCCCGGCGCTCGTAGACGAGACCAGCGCCCTGCGGTTCCTCGTGGACGGCGTTGATCGTCTCCTTGGCCGTCTGTAGCGCGAACTTCGGTTTCGCGGCGAGGTCGGCGGCGTGTTCGGAGACGACGTCGTCGAGTTCGTCGTGGGCGACGACTTCCCCGACGAGACCGTGTTCGTGGGCGTCGGTGGCGTCGATTCGGTCGCCGAAGAAGATCATCCGCCGGGCGAGTTCGTCGCCGACGAGTCGCGGCAGTCGCTGGCTCCCGCCCCAGCCGGGCGTGATGCCGAGATCGATCTCGGTCTGCCCGATGACCGCCCGTTCGGACGCGACGCGGAGGTCGCAGGCGAGCGCGAGTTCGCAGCCGCCGCCGAAGGCGTATCCGTTGATCGCGGCGATGACGGGCGCGGGGAACGTTTCGAGGCGCTCGGCGACGTGGTGGCCGAGTTCGGCGTAGGCCTGCGCCTCCGGCACCGAGAGTTCCTTCATGTACGAGATGTCTGCCCCCGCGACGAACGCTTTCTCACCCGCGCCGGTGAGGACGACGACGTGCGCGTCGGCCGCCTCGGCCTCGTCGAGGGCGTCTTCGAGCGCTTCGAGCGTCTCGACGTTGAGCGCGTTAAGCCGGTCCGGTCGGTTGACGGTGATGGTCGCCACGTCGTCGGCGTCGATGTCGAGGAGTACGGTTTCCGCCATAGGCCAGAGTCACACCGATCCGGGATAATCGTTCGCCCCGCGGTCGATAGCACGACGGCGCTCGTTCTCAGTGGGAGTACGACCACGGTACGTTCCGACGCCCCACGGTCGGTCGCCGCACTCCAGAACACCGATATCCTCCCTCCCCCAACACCCGGGCAATGACCCTCTCGGACGAGGACAAAGAGCGGTTGGCGGACGTGGTGAAACTCCAACCGACGAAGAACAAAGAACTGCAGGACCGCTGGGACCTCGACAGCGGCAGCGAGGTCCACCGCTACCTCGAAGGCACGCTCAAGGAGTACTACTACCGCGACGAGAACAGCCTCATCCGGGCGACGACGGAGGCCGCGGAGCTGCTCGGCATCGAACCGCCGGTCGAGGACGACCGCGACGAGGGCGCGCCGAGCACTCTTCGCGTCCCAGAACTGGAGTCGCAAGTGTTCGAGGTCGTCGCCGGGCCGAACGAACGCTCCGAGAGCGTCGTCAGCGTGCTGAACAAACTTCGCGAGACGTTCGACGTCGACCCCGAGGCCGCCGACGTTCGCCGCGCGCTCCAGAGCCTGAAGCGGAAGGGCGTCGTCGAGGTTGTCTACCGGACCGTGCCGACGTTCAAACTCATCGTCGAACGCGACGACGTCGACGTGGAAGTGGTCTAACCTCGTCGCGACCGACGCCGAAATCGACGCTAGTACCTCCCTCGAAACCCGTCTCTACCAGTGGCTCGCCGAAACGTTCTCCGACCAGCCGACCGTTACTCGTTCTCATGGAAGACGACGGCGACGATGGCGGTCGCTCTGGTGGCTCCGATGGCTCCGGCAGTCCGAACACGGAGACCGACGCACCCGAAGACGACCGTCCCGCGGAGCCGGTCGACGTTACGGCGTTCGGCGCGGTCGGCGACGGCGAGGCCGACGACGGACCCGCGCTGCAGACCGCGCTCGACGCGGTCGCCGACCGCGGCGGCGGCACCGTCTCGCTCCCGCCGGGGACGTACCGCCACCGTCGGTCCCTGCTGTACGGGTCGAATCTGGTCGTCGCCGGACACGGCGCGACGCTGCTGTTCGACCCGCCAGACCCCGACGCGACGGCGCTCGTCCCCCGAAGCTACGGTGGCGGCGACCCGGTCAGACACGTCGTCGTCGACGGATTGACGCTTACCACCGCCGACCCCGCGAGGGGGAACGGCATCGGCGTTGCCCACGCCGAAGACGTCACCGTCCGCGACTGCCGCGGCGAGCGACTCCGGTGGCACCTCGTCGACGTTGCGGGCGGCAAAGACGTACTCGTGCGAAACTGCTACGCCGTCGGCCTCCGGTCGGCCGCCTACCAGGCGGACAACCTCACCGAGTACGGCGGCCTCGTCGTCGCCCCGCCGGAGGGACCGGTCGAAAACGCCGTCGTCGACGGGTCGGCCAACGAGAACGTCGCTATCGTTCACAACGTCGCCGAGGACTGCACGCGCGGCGTCCACCTCCACCGAAGCGGCGGCCATGACCTCTCGGTCGAACAGAACAAAATTCGCCGCTGCACCGACGTGGGCATCCTCGGCGACGACGGCACCGACTGGCACGACGTGCGCGTGAGCGGCAACATCGTCGAGGGAACCCCGACGTCGACGGGCATCCGTCTCGACGGTCGCTACCGAAACATCTCTGTCGAGAACAACACGGTCCGGAACCACGGCGGCGACGGCATCACCGTCCACCCCGGCGGCCATGGAGCGTCGAAGGAGGTCGATTCTTCCGTCGACGAGGCCGTCGCCGAGGGCGTCAGCGTCTCCGACAATACCATCGAACGCGTCGGCGGGGCCGGCATCGCGCTCCGCCGGGCGTCGGGTGAGGTTGCCGACAACTACGTCTACGACGTCGGACTCGCGGGCGAGGAGCGGGGCGAACCCCGAACAGGCGACGACGGATCGAACGAAGGTCGCGAGGACGGGAGCCTCGTGGGTCGGCCGGTCCACGAACCGTCGGGCGTCGTCGTCGAGCGCGGCGACGGCGTCACCGTCACCGACAACGTCTGTCGCAACGTCGCAGGCGTCGGGTTCGTCGTCCGCGGCGGCCGCAACGTCGCGGTCACGGCGAACGAACTGTTCGGGTTCGAGGTCGGCGTTCTCGCCGTCTCTGACCCCGTCCCGACCGCCCGGATACGAGTGGCGGGCAACACCCTCGAAGGCCGCTCGGAGTCGCGGTGCGGCATCCGCCTCCGGGGCGGTTTCGACCACCGACTCGACGGCAACGACTGCCGGCGGGTCGCCCGCGGCGTCGAACTGCTCGGCGTCCGGCGCGCGTTCTTTCGGGACACCGACGTCGTCGGCGACGGGGGCGACGTCGGCTACCGACTCGACAACTGCGAGGAACTCCGTTTCCGCGACAACGACGCCGACGGCTTCGAGCGGGCGACGGTGCTCTCGGGGTCGAGCGACGTCGAGGGGCAACTGCCGCACGCCGACGTTCGCGTCGACTCCGACTGCGCCGACGTGACGCTGATGTTTCCCGGTCGCGCGCCGCCGACCGAGGGGCGCTTCGACGCCGGGAGTCGCATCCGGAACGTGGAGCCGTCGCCGGGCGGGCCGATGGGGTGGGTCTGCGTCGACGGCGGCGACCCCGGCACGTGGCACGCGTTCGGCCGAATCGACGACGACCCGGCGTGAGCGGCGTCGCGCCGAGTCGGCGCTCAGTGCTCGACGCGACGGCCGCGTCGTCGGCACCGACGCTCACTCGGAGGCCGACCGCTCGCGGACGCGTTCGCGTCGCCGTTCGAGCAGTCGTTTGATTCCCTTTCCCGGCCCTCCTTCGACGGGCCACCCTTTCGTCCGCCACTGCGGGGGTTCGGGTTGGAACGAGGTGCACGACCCCGAACACTCGGCGGCGGTCTGATGGCGTTTCTTCGCCGCGCACCACGGGAGGAGCGCGTCGCCCGCGCGCCGAAGTTCGAAGAACCGGCAGTCCGGTCGCATCGTCTCGTGGTACGACCGCCAGCCGCGGCCGTACGCCCGCTCGGCGAGTCGCAGGCGCGTCTCCACGCGGTCGGTGCGGTCGTCGGTCTCGTCGGTCTCACCGCTCTCATCGGTCTCCGGCGACAGCGAACTCGGGTACCACGCCACCTCGCCCGCGTCGGCGGTGACGCCCTCGGAGAAGTCGAGCGCGAGGATGCCGACGTCGACGGGGATATCTTCGAGCAGCGCCGGTTCGACCGCCGCTCCGGTCGTCGCCGTCGCCAGCCACACCTCGTCGGCCAACGCCGCCTCCACGTCGTGTTCTAACTGTCCCGAGAGCGCTCGCGCGGCGCTGGCGTCCAGATCCGGTTTGTTCTCGACGGCGACGATGCGCCGAACCCAGTCGGGGTAGGGTGCGATTCGGCGAATCTCGATCCGTCTTCCGTTTCGTCGCTTTTCGACGACGCCGCGGGCGGCGGCGCGGTGAATCGCGGCGAGGACGTAGCGCCACGGGTAGCCCGGGTGTGGCAGCGTGTCGCGGTACCAGGTCCACTCGGCGGGAGCATGTCGGACGACGTGCAGCAGGTCGGAGTCGAGTTCGTCCGCGCCGAACGCCGCGCGCGCGGCCAGCCCCTCGGGGTCGGCCTCGACGACGACAGTGTCCCAGCGGCGCCGCTTCGTACCGAGTTGTCGCGCGACGACGAGCGCTGATGTTCTGTCGCCGTCGGGCGGCCACGCGCGCTCGGCCCACCGGCAGGTCAGCAGTTCGAAGACGAACTCCGAGTCGGCCGGATAGCTCACGGGGGCGACGTGCGAGCGCAGTCGCTATTCGTGTTGCGATACGCGACGACGCCCGCCTCAGGCGAGGTATCGCCGCCCGGGGTCGTCGCCGTTCTCGTCGGCGAGTTCGTTGAGGTAGTTGTGTGCCTCCTCGAGAATCTCGCGCGGGCCGTCTTGCGTGATGGTGTTGATAGCCTGCTCGTAGTCGCGCCACTGCAGGTCGCGGTGTTCGCTCGACAGTTCGGCGCTCGCCTCGAAGGAGCGCGCGATGAACAGGTGGACCGTCTTGTGGATGGTCTTGCCACCGGCTTCGAACACGTAGTCGTACTCTCTACGGAACCCGTCGACGAGGCGGAAGTCGTCGATGCCCGCCTCCTCTCCGATCTCTCTGATCGCCGTCTGCTGTAGTTCCTCATCGCCTTCGACCCCGCCTTTCGGGAACTCCCAGTCCCCGGGTCGGCTCTTCAGGAGCAGATACTCCCGTCGGCCGCGGGTGTCGCGGAAGAGGATGGCTCCAGCACTGACCGCTTCGACCGTCATTGCACTCACGTAGACCATCCCATGTTAAGAGAATATCGGAGGAGTCGGCGCAGTATCGCACAGGCGACCCTCGGTGCCGCGATTTCTGCGGAAACGCACTGTCCTTTATAAGCAACTCGTCGTTTCCGGACGACGCGTCGCCCCCGACGCCAGTTGTGCGTGTGTGACAGTCACGAAGTGCGTGTCCTGTAGATGCGTTTTTACCGTTCCGCGTGTGAAAGAGAGAGTAACCCCTCAGCTCATGACTTTTGTAACCAAGCTCACTTTCGAAAGTGGAGACCGGACCGTGCTCGACGACGTGGTCTCGGAGCTCAAACGGATGCTCGAACGGAAAGGCGCGGAGTGCAAAGGACCGCACTCGTCGCCACCGGAACGACTCAGCGTCCCGCAGTACCGGACGTTGGGGCGCGGCCGGGAGTTTTCGCCGTGGTCGTACACGATGTACACGCGTCGCCTCGAAATCCACGGCGCAGACCAGATCGCCCGCAGCGTCGCCGAACGCCAGTTCCCCGACAGCGTCCACGTCGAAATCGAAATCGAACAGAAGAAACCGCTCGGCCACCGGCAGCGGTAGAAACGCAGAAACACCGTCGACCGCCGACCCGACGAAACGACTCGGCGAGTCACCGACGATGGCGCGCTCAGAACGCGCTGTCGCCGACCTTCTCTACGAACTCCGCCTCGCCGACGTGTTCGCTCGAATCGAACGACGTGACTCGGAGTCGGACGCGGCTGTCGACCATCCCGCTCGGCGCGTCGGGGACGCGGATGCGCGTGTCGCCGATGCGGGCGACGGCGACGCCGTCTTCGTAGCCCGTGAGAAACGCCGAGAGCTCTTGACCCGCCTCGAACGTCGGGTGGGTCGTCCGGAGCCCCCATCCTTTCAGGTATTTGCCTAGGAGGCTCATACGCGAGCCACCTCCTCGGTTTCGCGGTCGGTCGTGTACTCTCGTCCGAAGCCGGTGAGCGCCGCGAAGAGGAACACGAACAGCAGCAGCCAGCCGTGGAAGACGAACGGCCACACCTCGATGGGGTTGACGACCATCGACTGGGTGAACCACTCGTACTGCTCGGGCATCCCCTGCAGGACGGCGTAGCCGACGAGCACCCCGCCGGACCACGGGAAGATGTATCCGAGCGCCGAGGTGTTCGCGTCGAGGATGTTCGCGCGCCGGTAGCCGTTGATGTTGAACCGCTCGCCGAGGCGCGCGATGTACGGCGCGATGGCGATTTCGGCGGCCG
This genomic stretch from Haloprofundus salilacus harbors:
- a CDS encoding bis(5'-nucleosyl)-tetraphosphatase, with protein sequence MTVEAVSAGAILFRDTRGRREYLLLKSRPGDWEFPKGGVEGDEELQQTAIREIGEEAGIDDFRLVDGFRREYDYVFEAGGKTIHKTVHLFIARSFEASAELSSEHRDLQWRDYEQAINTITQDGPREILEEAHNYLNELADENGDDPGRRYLA
- a CDS encoding DUF5787 family protein, which produces MSYPADSEFVFELLTCRWAERAWPPDGDRTSALVVARQLGTKRRRWDTVVVEADPEGLAARAAFGADELDSDLLHVVRHAPAEWTWYRDTLPHPGYPWRYVLAAIHRAAARGVVEKRRNGRRIEIRRIAPYPDWVRRIVAVENKPDLDASAARALSGQLEHDVEAALADEVWLATATTGAAVEPALLEDIPVDVGILALDFSEGVTADAGEVAWYPSSLSPETDESGETDETDDRTDRVETRLRLAERAYGRGWRSYHETMRPDCRFFELRRAGDALLPWCAAKKRHQTAAECSGSCTSFQPEPPQWRTKGWPVEGGPGKGIKRLLERRRERVRERSASE
- a CDS encoding uS10/mL48 family ribosomal protein; its protein translation is MTFVTKLTFESGDRTVLDDVVSELKRMLERKGAECKGPHSSPPERLSVPQYRTLGRGREFSPWSYTMYTRRLEIHGADQIARSVAERQFPDSVHVEIEIEQKKPLGHRQR
- a CDS encoding DUF7513 family protein, with the translated sequence MSLLGKYLKGWGLRTTHPTFEAGQELSAFLTGYEDGVAVARIGDTRIRVPDAPSGMVDSRVRLRVTSFDSSEHVGEAEFVEKVGDSAF